Below is a window of Shinella sp. PSBB067 DNA.
CGGAAGCCGGTGGAAAGCCGGTCGAGCACCACGACCTCCTCGCCGGCATCGACCAGTGCCCACACCATGTGGCTGCCGATATAGCCCGCCCCGCCCGTCACCAGAACCGCCATGCCAACCTCCGAATCGTAAGAATTGGGAGGCATATCAGCCTGCCTGCCCGTGGGACGCAACCGCAATTGCGCCGGGCCCTTTTCCCGTCCGAGAAAGGTAACACTATGTCCGATCGCTTCGTCGTGCTGTCCGGCTGCTCCGGCGGCGGAAAGTCCACCCTGCTGGAAGAGCTCGCCCGGCGCGGCCATGCCGTCGTCGAGGAGCCCGGCCGACGCATCGTGCAAGAGGAACTGGCCGCCGGCGGCAGCGCGCTGCCCTGGCTGGACCTCGCCGCCTTCGCCCGCTGCGCCGTCGCCGTCGCGCTCGCCGACCGGCAGCGCATGGCCGATCATCCCGGCCTCGTCTTCTTCGACCGCGGGCTGATCGATGCCGCATCCGCGCTGGAAGCGTCCGGCGGCGAGCCGGTCGTGGCGGCATTTGCCGCCGCGCATCGCTATAACCGCAAGGTCTTCCTCACGCCGCCCTGGCCGGAAATCTATGCCGGCGATGCGGAGCGCCGCCACGGCTTCGACGCCGCGCTCGCCGAATATGCCCGCCTGGAAATGACCTATCCCTTGCTCGGCTACGAGACGGTCGTCCTGCCGAAGGTGCCGGTATCGCAGCGCGCCGATTTCATGCTCGCGCGGCTGGCGGAATGATCAGCGCGCGGCGATGTAGCGGGCGAGCCGGTCCGCCGCTTCGGCGACCTGCGCGGGGTCCCGGAGGAAGCAGGCGCGCATGAAGAGCTCGCCGCCCTTTCCGAACGCCGTGCCGGGTGCCAGGCCGACATTGGTGCGGTCGGCGATGTCGAGCGCGGCCTGCCGCGAATCCGTCACGCCGTCGATCTTGAGGAACGCATAGAGCGCGCCGTCCGGCTTCAGCGTTTCCACCCGGTTGGTGGCGATCAGCGCATCGCAGAAGACGTCCCGGTTGCGTGCCGCCTTGTCGATATTCGCCTGCACGAAGGCGTCGCCCTCGTCGAGCGCCGCGATCGCGCCCTGCTGCAGGAACTGCGGAACGCCGGAGGTGGAATACTGGATGAGGTTTTCCAGCACCTGGCCGATTTCCGGCGGGGCGACGATCCAGCCGACGCGCCAGCCGGTCATCGACCAGTTCTTCGAGAAGGAGTTGACGAAGATCACCCGGTCGCCGTCCTCCATCACGTCGAGGAAGGAGGGCGCCCGGCCGCCGGCATAGTGGTAGAGCGCATAGATCTCGTCCGCCATGATCCACAGATCATGCCGCCGCGCGATGGCGAGAAGGCTGGCAAGGTCCTCGCGCGTCGCCGTCCAGCCGGTCGGGTTCGACGGCGTGTTGACGAAGAGCACGCGCGTCTTCGGCGTGATCGCCGCCTCGACGCGGCCAAGGTCGAGCCGCCAGCGCCCGCCCGCAAAATCGAGCGGCACGGCGATGGTGTTGGCGCCGGAAAGCTCGGCGGCTGCGGCAAAATTCGGCCAGGCCGGCGTCAGGTAGACCATGTCGTCGCCCGGCGAGACGAGCGCCTCGATGGCAAGCTTGATCGCCTGCATGCCCGAGCCGACCACGTAGAAGTGCTCGGCCGGCAGCCTCGCCCCGAAGCGCCGCGCATAATAGCGCGACAGCGCCGCCCGAAGCTCCGGAATCCCGCGCTGCCAGGTATAGAAGGTCTCGCCGCGCAGCAGCGCATCGGAGGCGGCGCGCGCGATGAATTCCGGCGTCGGCAGGTCCCCTTCGCCCACCCAGAGCGGGATCAGCCCCTCGCGCCCGCGCGCATAGTTGACGACTTCGACGATCCCGCTCTCCGGTGCCCGGAGCGAACGGGGGCTGAGGCTTTCGACGATGCTCATGAAATCACTCCGGCAAACCGCAATCCCGCTTCGCCGAAGGAAGGCGAAGCGGCTAATGTCTAGCCGGTTTCCCGATCCGCTTCACGCGAGTTTCGCTGACATATCCATCGAATTCGGTGATGGAGCGATGCTGCCTCACGTCCGGTTCTCCTCGAACTGCTCGGCCCCCTCGACCGGCCGCAGCCAGGGCTCGCGGCGCCTCGTCCACAGCTCGTAGCGCGGCACGAGAGGGGTCGGGGCCTGCGACAGGATGCCGAGCTTGACCTCCACCTCCCGGCCATCAGCGCAAAACAGCCGTGCCCCGCAACGAGGACAGAAGCGCTGGCCGCGGAACTCGGCCGTTTCCCCCTCCCGCGCGAATTGCCCGTCGGGCCAGACGGCATAGAAGGTGAAGGCCGATCCGCTTTCCTTGCGGCAATCCATGCAATGGCAGATCCCGACGCGCAGGGGCTCGCCCCGCACGGAGATCCGCACCTGTCCGCAAAGGCATTTTCCCGAGAATTCCGTCATGGCCGTCTCCTGTCCTTTGTTTCTGCCGGAAGAATGGCGCATCGACCGTCCGCACCATTGCGGGAAGGCCCGTTGCGGGGCCATCCCTGTGCTCGCATCGTCGCCGGCGATTGAGAGAGCCCCGGCCGGCGTCCGGCTTCAGGGCAGCTTGAGCGAAGGCTCCCTTGCCCAGACGCGAAGCGCGCCGAGGCTTTTCAGGAAGCCGGAAACGGCGCCGGCCCCGTCGATCAGCACCGTTCCCTCGTCCAGCATGTCGGCGGCGCCTGCCTTTTCCAGCAGCGGCAAGGCGGGCTTGGTGTAGCCGATGAACTTGCAGTGGGCGAAGGCGTCGGCGACGAAATCGCGCGCTGCCGCCTCCTGGAGGAGATCGTCGGCGCCTTCCTTCGACGCCAGCAGCACCACCGCATCGTAGAGGACCGAGGGACCCCCGTCGATCATCTGCTGGGCGGCCAGCGGCGAGCCGTCGGACAGGGTCACGCCGCCGATCTTCGGGGCGATGACTTCGATCGTCGCCTTTTCCTTCTCGATGCCCGCCTTCAGGGCCTTGAAGAGCGCGCTGTCCGCCCCGTCGGTGACGAGCACGCCGAGCTTGCGGCCTTCGAAGCGCTTCGGCCCGTTCTCGACGATGCTGAGCGCCGGCGAGGGATCGAGGTCCTGGCGAGGCTTGACCGCCGCATCGGCCGGCTTCGGCATGGCGCTGATGCCGAGGGCCGCGGCGACCTTGTTCGCCAGCGCTTCGTCGATATTCAGGAGATGGGAGATCACCCGCTCGCGAATGACCGGGGTCTCGACCTTGCTGAGCTCGAAGGTCAGCGCCATCGCGATGTGCCGCTGTTCGGGCGGTGTCTGGCTGATGTAGAACTGGCGCGCCTGGCTGTAGTGATCGGCAAAGCTCTCCGGCCGCAGACGCGCCTTCTCGCCGCTCTCCTGGGAGCGGAAATGCCGGTATCCGGCAAGCGGCGACTCGCGCGGACCCTCGCCCCAGGAGTTCGGCTGGTAGTTCACCCGGCCCGCCGGATTGCGCATCGCCATGTGGCCGTCCTGCTGGAAATGCGCGAAGGGACACTTCGGCGCGTTGATCGGCAGGTGGGTGAAGTTCGTGCTGCCGAGGCGCTTCAACTGCGTGTCGAGATAGGAGAAGTTGCGGCCCTGGAGCAGCGGGTCGTTGCTGAAATCGATGCCGGGCGGCACGTTCTGCGTCATGAAGGCGACCTGCTCGGTCTCGGCGAAGAAGTTCTCCGGCATGCGGTCGAGGACCAGTCGCCCGATCGGCTGCGGCTTGAGGATCTCTTCCGGGATCAGCTTCGTCGGATCGAGCACGTCGAAGTCGAAGCTGTCGGCGAAGT
It encodes the following:
- a CDS encoding AAA family ATPase produces the protein MSDRFVVLSGCSGGGKSTLLEELARRGHAVVEEPGRRIVQEELAAGGSALPWLDLAAFARCAVAVALADRQRMADHPGLVFFDRGLIDAASALEASGGEPVVAAFAAAHRYNRKVFLTPPWPEIYAGDAERRHGFDAALAEYARLEMTYPLLGYETVVLPKVPVSQRADFMLARLAE
- a CDS encoding pyridoxal phosphate-dependent aminotransferase, whose translation is MSIVESLSPRSLRAPESGIVEVVNYARGREGLIPLWVGEGDLPTPEFIARAASDALLRGETFYTWQRGIPELRAALSRYYARRFGARLPAEHFYVVGSGMQAIKLAIEALVSPGDDMVYLTPAWPNFAAAAELSGANTIAVPLDFAGGRWRLDLGRVEAAITPKTRVLFVNTPSNPTGWTATREDLASLLAIARRHDLWIMADEIYALYHYAGGRAPSFLDVMEDGDRVIFVNSFSKNWSMTGWRVGWIVAPPEIGQVLENLIQYSTSGVPQFLQQGAIAALDEGDAFVQANIDKAARNRDVFCDALIATNRVETLKPDGALYAFLKIDGVTDSRQAALDIADRTNVGLAPGTAFGKGGELFMRACFLRDPAQVAEAADRLARYIAAR
- a CDS encoding GFA family protein; amino-acid sequence: MTEFSGKCLCGQVRISVRGEPLRVGICHCMDCRKESGSAFTFYAVWPDGQFAREGETAEFRGQRFCPRCGARLFCADGREVEVKLGILSQAPTPLVPRYELWTRRREPWLRPVEGAEQFEENRT
- a CDS encoding catalase, giving the protein MAKKASPVTTMEEASVHDQKLRRGNGGELHQIAEDGHPVLTTAQGAPVADDQNTLRVGPRGPLVVDDFHFREKIFHFDHERIPERVVHARGYGAHGYFETYESLAAYTRADLFQRPGEKTPAFVRFSTVAGSKGSFDLARDVRGFAVKIYTREGNWDLVGNNIPVFFIQDAIKFPDIIHAVKPEPDRGFPQAQSAHDNFWDFISLTPESMHMIMWVMSDRAIPRSFRFMEGFGVHTFRFVNGKDEATFVKFHWKPKLGLQSVAWNEAVKINGADPDFHRRDLWQAIQSGNFPEWELCVQLFDQDFADSFDFDVLDPTKLIPEEILKPQPIGRLVLDRMPENFFAETEQVAFMTQNVPPGIDFSNDPLLQGRNFSYLDTQLKRLGSTNFTHLPINAPKCPFAHFQQDGHMAMRNPAGRVNYQPNSWGEGPRESPLAGYRHFRSQESGEKARLRPESFADHYSQARQFYISQTPPEQRHIAMALTFELSKVETPVIRERVISHLLNIDEALANKVAAALGISAMPKPADAAVKPRQDLDPSPALSIVENGPKRFEGRKLGVLVTDGADSALFKALKAGIEKEKATIEVIAPKIGGVTLSDGSPLAAQQMIDGGPSVLYDAVVLLASKEGADDLLQEAAARDFVADAFAHCKFIGYTKPALPLLEKAGAADMLDEGTVLIDGAGAVSGFLKSLGALRVWAREPSLKLP